A window from Falco naumanni isolate bFalNau1 chromosome 3, bFalNau1.pat, whole genome shotgun sequence encodes these proteins:
- the LOC121084821 gene encoding uncharacterized protein LOC121084821, whose amino-acid sequence MARRIHSNIAKDDGLAAPDSLVKKHRKRKKGKKKKKEKKVTAVLLSLDIEPLLDHAKSSCSVSRHHHKGMPMEEGLHTRSLSYQLFPEWGPPRWLAFLCTCALNPCELFLSFAAAFVTERVLQLQVCTAGQQTLPVLTWSIPAWESSGFKSLKERPKTPEPSATLCPCPPQQSAAPTSGLQPRLASAGLGCVPAAVPQPPPCTAPGPKPT is encoded by the exons ATGGCAAGAAGG ATTCATAGCAACATTGCAAAAGATGATGGTTTGGCTGCTCCAGACTCTTTAGTTAAgaagcacaggaaaaggaaaaaagggaagaagaagaagaaagaaaaaaag GtgactgctgtgctgctctctcTTGACATCGAGCCTCTCCTGGATCATGCCAAGAGTTCTTGTTCTGTATCCCGCCATCATCATAAGGGGATGCCTATGGAAGAAGGCCTTCACACCAGGAGTCTCAGCTATCAGCTTTTCCCAGAGTGGGGACCCCCCCGAtggcttgcttttctgtgcacTTGTGCCCTGAATCCATGCGAACTCTTTTTGTcatttgcagcagcttttgtaACGGAGCGTGTGCTTCAGCTACAGGTGtgcacagcagggcagcagaCGTTGCCTGTTCTCACATGGAGCATCCCAGCCTGGGAGAGCAGTGGGTTCAAATCCCTCAAGGAAAGGCCAAAAACTCCTGAGCCCTCGGCCACGCTCTGCCCATGCCCTCCCCAGCAGAGTGCCGCCCCCACCAGcgggctgcagcccaggctggcatccgcagggctgggctgtgtgcCAGCTGCGGTCCCTCAGCCCCCTCCATGCACAGCCCCTGGGCCAAAGCCTACATAG